The genomic DNA CGAAGTGACGAAGGTCTAGTCCCACGTCGCACAGACGCAACAAGCGCCGCGGCCTCAGCCGCGGCGCTTGTTGCTATGGGGGGGCGCCGTTCAGTGGGCGGTGGCCATGGACCGCCAGGTGCGATACCCGGCGGGCGGCGGATCGAACGTGGCTTCGCGGGGCCGCTCGCCGCCGGCGAGCAGCTGCAGCGTCTGGTAATAGAAGTGCAGTGCTCGCACCGGAGGTATGGTGCCGTCGGCGCCGGCGCGCGCGATGGCCAATGCTTCGAGGCGCACCGCGGGAGGCAGGGTGCGGGCCAGGGGGTGGCGCAGGATGCGCCGGATCTGATCCGGGTCATGCGCGGTGAGCGCCGCGCAGAGCATGTCGAGAAAGGCGAGCATATCCGTTCGCTATTTGATCTTAAATACATATTGCTACTAAATAGCCGATCGGTCAAGTGGCGACCCTGCAACGAGGCCGGCCGCCGGCGCTAGCCCGAGACCAGATCGAAGCGCACGCCGCGTCGCCGGTCGCGACGCTTCCGCGGGGCGTATCGGAAGAGTTGAGCGGGTCGGCCGCGTCCCTCGCTTCGCCACTCGTCGGTGGGTTCCACGAGGTAGGCCGCCTGCAGGGCGCGACGGAAGCTGGCCTTGTGGAGCCGGCGCCCGAGGAGGATCTCGTAGACGGCCTGTAGCTCACTGAGCGTGAATGTTGGCGGCAGGAGGCGAAAGGCCAGCGGCGATTGGTCGAGGCGCGCGCGAACGGCATCGAATGCTGCATCGATGATGGCGCGCTGACGTGGAAACACGGCCGGGAGTTCCTCGGCGTCGAACCAAGTGGACTCCGACCCCGACGGGAGGTAATCTCCGTTGGGCATGAGTGCGAAGAACCCGACCGAGAGTTCGGCGTCGCCGGGATGGCGGCGGTTGTCGCCGAATGCGGCGATCTGTTCGAGGGCCGCGGGCGCAGTGCCGAGGGCGGCTCGGGCGACGCGCGCCGCCGCATCAGCGAGTGATTCTTCACCACGCGGGGCATCCCAGGGCAGGATCCACCGCTCGCGGGAATGTGTGTCGGGTGCCTTCGCGACGAGAACGGCCAGTCGCTTGGCGCGCGGGGTGAGCACGACGATGTCCACAGACAGCGTCGTCTGGCGCGCGGTGGAAGAAGGGGAGGAGGGGCGTTCGCGCATCACGCGCGAATTAGTAGCGTGTAGCTACTAAAGTCAAGGGCCCCGCGATCGCGAGGCCCGGTGTCTGCATTGTTAGCGCGGTGGTATATACGAGGCGGGTGGCCGACCGTCAACAGATCGGCACACCGGTTAACTCGCTACCAGGTGATGGAGCCCTTCTTGCTTGTGTCGACGTCCTCTTCCTGGCCTGCGTTGAAGAGGAACGCCTGCATGTTTCGCGTCAGGAAGCTTCGCGCTTGCGGATCCATGACATTCAATCCGTAGTGATTGATGAGCATGGTCTGCTGCTTGAGCCAGAGGGCCCAGCAGTCCCGGCAGATCTCGGCCACGACCCGCGCGCCGACCGGGCCCGGGAATGGCGCGCGCTCGAATCCCGCCTTGGTCTGACCGCAGCGTGTGCAGGTGATGTCCGTCATCGGGAGGGAGGCGACGTCCGCATCAGGTTTCGCGCGCGTATTCGACCTTCGCGAGGCCGAACAGCTGCAGCAGTCTGATGTACGTCCACCCGATGTCGAACTCGTACCACTTGGCTTTGAACTTGGCGGACCGGGGATCGGCGTGATGGTTGTTGTGCAGTTCCTCGCCGCCGAGCCAGAAGGCGATGGGGACGATGTTCCGGCTCGCGTCTTTGACGTCGAAATTCCGGTAGCCGAGGGCATGGCCGATGCCGTTCACCACGCCGGCCGCCCAGAAGGGGATCCACAGCATCTGCACGGCCCAGACGAGGGGCCCGACGAAGAATCCGAACAGGTAGATGTCGATGCCGAGCATGACCAGGATGCCGAGCCAGTTGAGGGGCGACAGCAGATGGCGTTCGATCCAGTCGTTGGGGGTACCCCTGCCGTACTTCTCGAGGATTCCTGGTTGGCGGACAGCCTTCCGGTAATAGAAGGCGCCCTTGAGCACGATGTTGCGGAGCCCTTCAAGGAGCGGGCTGTGCGGATCACCTTCGCGGTCGGCGAATGCGTGGTGCTTGCGGTGACAGGCTACCCATTCCTTGGTGACGATGGCGGTGGTAAGCCACAGCCACAGCCGCATGGGCAGCGCCGCCAGGTAGTGCAGACGAACACCGCGATGGGTCTGGGCCCGATGCAGGAACAGCGTGACGCATACGTTCGTGATATGCCCAGCGACCAGGATGAACAGCAACGGGATCCACCATCGAGCGGCCAACACGCCGAAACCTGGCATTCCACACTCCGGGTTGTCGGATAACGGCAGTGCCCGCACCGAGATGCGGGCCAGGGGGCGCACAATCCCGAAATCTAGTCCGCGCGGGAGACGCGTGCTACACCTGTCGGGTCACGGTCTGGAGCCGATGGGGTAAGCCAGTCCTCCGCCGGTAGACGGCATTCCGGCATCAACCGCCGGCGCATCGCCCCAGACGTCATTTGCCGGGTTCCAGTCGGGCACATCGGGATCGGGCCAGAGGTGCACGCCCACCACCTGGCCGCGGGCCGGAATGGAGGCCGTGTAGTGATCTCCGATGTTCCAGACCTGCACCGGGAAGCGAAAGTCCTGCGTAGAGCCATCGGCGTACTTCACGCGAAGCGCGACCGGAAACGGAACGGACGTGTGCTTGGTGAGGGTGATGTCGGCCACGCGCTGGCCGTCGACGGTCCGCATGCCGACGCGGTCGATGCCGATGTCCAGCACATCCGTGGTGTACCAGAAGGCGTGCCAGAACCAGCTGAGATCCTCGCCGGAGACATTCTCCACGGTGCGGAAGAAATCGGCGGGGGTCGGGTGCTTGAATGCCCATCGCCGCACGTACTCGCGCATGGCGCGGTCCATGGTTTCGCGTCCGATCACGTTGTCGCGGAGCGCGAGCAGCACGGCGCCCGGCTTGCGATATCCGATCGCGCCGAGGGCGCGGGCGTCGATGCGATCGGGCGGGGTGAGGAGGGGGACGTCGACGCGTTGGTCAACGGCCTGGCGCCAACTCTGCATGTATCCGGCGAACGCGCTCGTGCCGGGGTAGCGGCGCTCGTTGGAGAAGGCGTTCTGATAGGTGTTGAAGCCCTCGTCCTGCCAGGCATAGCGGCGCTCGTTGGACCCGACGATCATCGGGAACCATTCGTGGCCGTGTTCATGATCGATGGTTCCGAACGTGGAGTTCGCTTGGCCGGTGCCGTAGTGCACCATGACGAACATCGGATATTCCATGCCGCCGACCGGCCCGGCCACGGAGGTGGCGCTGGGGTAAGGATATGGGTACCACAGTTGCGAGTATGTCTTGATGGTCCATTGGGTCTGTTCGGCGCCGGTTTCCCAGGCGCTACCGGCCTTGGGGTATTGATAGAAGGCCTGGATGCGCACGCCGTGCCAGCTGGTGGCATCCCAACGGAAATCGGGCGCCGCGGCCCACGCCACGTCACGCACGCTGTCGGCGTGGAAGCGCCAGGTCCTGGTGCCCGGCGTGACGCGGGCCCGGGCTTCGTCGCGGGTGATGACGCTGACCTGCTGCTCGGTGCGCATGGCCTGGGCAAGGCGCTCCCGCTCGGCGGGGCTGAGTACCTCACTGTCGTTCTGCAGCATGCCGCTGCCGGCCACCGTGTAGCCCGCGGGGACGGTGACGGCGTAGTCAAAGGTGCCGTATTCGAGGTAGAACTCGCCCTGGCCCAGATAGGGGTCGGTGTTCCACCCGCGGACGTCGTCGTACACGACCATTCGAGGATACCACTGCGCGATCTCGTAGAGCGTGCCGTCGCGTCCCATGCGGTCGGAGCCGTGGTCGGGAACGCGGAACGCAAAATCCATGGCGATGTTCGCGGTGTCGCCGCCAGGCGCCAGGGGGCGGTCGAGATCGATACGCATCATCGTGTCATCGACGTGTCCGGCGGCCGGTTGCCCATCCACTCGCAGATCGGACAGCGCGTCGCCGCCCTCGAATCCGCGGACGCCCCACCGAGAATCGGGCGTGAAGAGCGCCGATCCTTTGCTTCCCGGAGCGTAGAGATTCTGATCGACCTGCAGCCACACGAAGCGCAGCGTGTCGGGGGAGTTGTTGGTGTAGTGAATGGCCACGTGGCCGCGTACGGTGCGGTTGGTGGTATCGAGCGAGGCGTCGATGCGATAGTCGGCCCGCTGCTGCCAATAGGCGGGGCCGGGTTGGCCGTCGGCGCTGCGGTATCGATTGGGCGCGGGCAGCCACATGTGATCGATGCGCGTGAACGGATCGTCGGCGAGCGTGCGCACCGAGGTGCCGGCGCCCGCCATCGCGGCGGCGGTGGCGACGGGATCGATGCGAACAGGGGACATCATCTGCGGCTGCTGCGACGCACAGGCGGTTGCGAGCGCACACAGCAGGAGGAGGCGGTTCATGGGCGAAACCTTGGGCGGGGATGTGGGACAAGCTGGCGCATGGAACCCGGCAAACGGAAGGGCGCGGCCCGGCCGGTGGTCGACTCCGCGCCGGGCCGCCGGTGATGGGGCCGATCGCGTCGGCGTATCTTTCCTGGCGACGCGATGGGAAGGGAGGGCAGCATGAGCGGAGCAATCCGGGAAACGGCGCGGCCGGCGCACCGCCGCGCGGACGGCCGTTTTGAGAACCCGTGGCCCGGGGATAGGGCGCACGGGTTCGGCGAGCTCATGCGTTGGCGGCGCGAGCGGCGGGCGAAGCCACCGGTGCCGCCGCTGCTTCCGGGAACACTGCCACGGGTGGCGAGCTCGTTCGACCGGCCGCGGGCGGCCCCGGAAACGCTGACCGCCACATGGGTGGGCCACGCGACGACACTGCTCCAGATCGGGAGTCTCAATGTCCTGACCGATCCGATGTGGAGCCAACGGGCGAGTCCGCTTTCCTGGGCCGGACCGGCGCGAGTGGTGCCGCCGGCGGTGGCGCTGGACGCGCTGCCGCCGGTCGACATGGTGCTGATCTCGCACAATCACTACGACCATCTAGATGAGCAAACCGTTAAGGGTCTGCAGTCGCGGCATGCGGAGGCGGTCTGGATGGCGCCGCTCGGCGTGGCCCGCCTGCTGCGGCGGTGGGGGGTGCGGCAGGTGCACGAACTCGACTGGTGGGCGACCGACCGCGTGGCGGACGCCGAGGTGGCGTGTGTGCCGGCGCGCCATTTCAGTGCGCGCACCCCATGGGATCGAGGCAAGACGCTCTGGTGCGGGTGGACGATCGCCAACGACGGCTGGCGCGTGTACTTTGCCGGCGACACGGCGTACCACCCAGAGTTTGGCCAGATCGCCGAACGTCATGGTCCGTTCGACCTTGTGCTGCTCCCGGTGGGCGCGTACGAGCCGCGCTGGTTCATGGGGAGCGTGCACATGAATCCGGAGGACGCGCTGGAGGCGTACGGCGATCTGAGCCGCGGGCATCCTGACGCGCCGGCGCCGACCCTGCTGCCGATCCACTGGGGAACGTTTCGACTCACCGACGAACCGGTGACCGAGCCCCCGGCGCGCCTCCGGGCCCGTTGGGCCGACGCCGACCTTCCGGGCGGCGCGCTCTGGCTTGCGGCGCACGGACAAACGCACCGTCGCGAGAGACCCGGATGACGTGCTATACTGGGGAGCGCTTTCCTCGATCCCGATCGCCCATGTCTCGCTCGTTCCGCCTCATCGTCGCCGCCGTGAGCCTGGCGCTGCTGCCCGCCCGCGTGCGCGCGCAGAATCCCGTGCCCGAACCGCACGCCGTGACCGACGTCATTCTTCGTCCCGGCGACGTGGTGCGACTCAAACTGTGGCCCGAGCAGCAATACTCGGGGGACTATCAGGTGGAGACCTCGGGCATCGTGGCCATTCCCCTGCTTGGCGAGATGCACGTGGCCGGGAAGCCGTTGAGCGAGGTCCGCAACGAAGTGCGTGACCGGTACCGTTCACTGACGACGAATGGCGTCGCGATCGTGTCGTTGCAGTTCCGGGTCAGCGTGCTGGGCCAGGTGGCGCGTCCCGGGTTGTATGCCGTGGACGCCACCCAGTCGGTGTTCGATGCACTGAGCCAGGCGGGCGGGCCCACGCCCGGGGCGGATCTGACGCGCGTTCGACTGATTCGCGACGATCACATCGTGATCCTCGACGCCAAACAGGCGGAGGAAACGGGCGCCCCGTTGTTGAGCATTCTGCTGCAGTCGGGCGATCGCATCATCGTGCCGCAGCAGACCATGACCTGGCTCAGCTGGCAGAACGCCCTGACCGCGCTGCAGACGATCGGGTTGATCATCGCCCTCGCGAAGCACCCCTGAACCCGGCGACGACCGCGCCCATCAGGCGCGGCCGTCGGATGATCATCGTCCGGTGAGCTGCACCAGGATGTCGTGGATGGCCGGCAATTCAGCGGGCGGCGACGTCAGGAACGATTCACTGCTGGAATCGATGAACGCGTTGTAGGCGGCCACGCTGTTGGCGAGCTGGGTGGCCGTGAGGGAGTTGAAGAAGCGCGTGTCCAT from Gemmatimonadaceae bacterium includes the following:
- a CDS encoding M1 family metallopeptidase; protein product: MNRLLLLCALATACASQQPQMMSPVRIDPVATAAAMAGAGTSVRTLADDPFTRIDHMWLPAPNRYRSADGQPGPAYWQQRADYRIDASLDTTNRTVRGHVAIHYTNNSPDTLRFVWLQVDQNLYAPGSKGSALFTPDSRWGVRGFEGGDALSDLRVDGQPAAGHVDDTMMRIDLDRPLAPGGDTANIAMDFAFRVPDHGSDRMGRDGTLYEIAQWYPRMVVYDDVRGWNTDPYLGQGEFYLEYGTFDYAVTVPAGYTVAGSGMLQNDSEVLSPAERERLAQAMRTEQQVSVITRDEARARVTPGTRTWRFHADSVRDVAWAAAPDFRWDATSWHGVRIQAFYQYPKAGSAWETGAEQTQWTIKTYSQLWYPYPYPSATSVAGPVGGMEYPMFVMVHYGTGQANSTFGTIDHEHGHEWFPMIVGSNERRYAWQDEGFNTYQNAFSNERRYPGTSAFAGYMQSWRQAVDQRVDVPLLTPPDRIDARALGAIGYRKPGAVLLALRDNVIGRETMDRAMREYVRRWAFKHPTPADFFRTVENVSGEDLSWFWHAFWYTTDVLDIGIDRVGMRTVDGQRVADITLTKHTSVPFPVALRVKYADGSTQDFRFPVQVWNIGDHYTASIPARGQVVGVHLWPDPDVPDWNPANDVWGDAPAVDAGMPSTGGGLAYPIGSRP
- a CDS encoding NUDIX domain-containing protein, whose amino-acid sequence is MRERPSSPSSTARQTTLSVDIVVLTPRAKRLAVLVAKAPDTHSRERWILPWDAPRGEESLADAAARVARAALGTAPAALEQIAAFGDNRRHPGDAELSVGFFALMPNGDYLPSGSESTWFDAEELPAVFPRQRAIIDAAFDAVRARLDQSPLAFRLLPPTFTLSELQAVYEILLGRRLHKASFRRALQAAYLVEPTDEWRSEGRGRPAQLFRYAPRKRRDRRRGVRFDLVSG
- a CDS encoding polysaccharide biosynthesis/export family protein, producing MSRSFRLIVAAVSLALLPARVRAQNPVPEPHAVTDVILRPGDVVRLKLWPEQQYSGDYQVETSGIVAIPLLGEMHVAGKPLSEVRNEVRDRYRSLTTNGVAIVSLQFRVSVLGQVARPGLYAVDATQSVFDALSQAGGPTPGADLTRVRLIRDDHIVILDAKQAEETGAPLLSILLQSGDRIIVPQQTMTWLSWQNALTALQTIGLIIALAKHP
- a CDS encoding fatty acid desaturase produces the protein MPGFGVLAARWWIPLLFILVAGHITNVCVTLFLHRAQTHRGVRLHYLAALPMRLWLWLTTAIVTKEWVACHRKHHAFADREGDPHSPLLEGLRNIVLKGAFYYRKAVRQPGILEKYGRGTPNDWIERHLLSPLNWLGILVMLGIDIYLFGFFVGPLVWAVQMLWIPFWAAGVVNGIGHALGYRNFDVKDASRNIVPIAFWLGGEELHNNHHADPRSAKFKAKWYEFDIGWTYIRLLQLFGLAKVEYARET
- a CDS encoding MBL fold metallo-hydrolase, encoding MASSFDRPRAAPETLTATWVGHATTLLQIGSLNVLTDPMWSQRASPLSWAGPARVVPPAVALDALPPVDMVLISHNHYDHLDEQTVKGLQSRHAEAVWMAPLGVARLLRRWGVRQVHELDWWATDRVADAEVACVPARHFSARTPWDRGKTLWCGWTIANDGWRVYFAGDTAYHPEFGQIAERHGPFDLVLLPVGAYEPRWFMGSVHMNPEDALEAYGDLSRGHPDAPAPTLLPIHWGTFRLTDEPVTEPPARLRARWADADLPGGALWLAAHGQTHRRERPG
- a CDS encoding oxidative damage protection protein, with amino-acid sequence MTDITCTRCGQTKAGFERAPFPGPVGARVVAEICRDCWALWLKQQTMLINHYGLNVMDPQARSFLTRNMQAFLFNAGQEEDVDTSKKGSITW